tatataacacATTCAAAGCTCCACTCATCTCATTCTAGGTGACAAAATCATGAGAAAGATGAATTCTTAATTAAAACCTtggataacaaaagaagaattaagcccaaaaagaaaagggaacatCAAAGCAAGAAAGAAATTCAAAGGATATTAGAGATTGAGATtcctttaagaaaaaaaaaagaaaagaagaaaaaaagatacTTGAACTTGACTCATCTCATTCTTCATCTTCAAACTTGGTAGAAAAGAAACTGATAGCACAAATCTCCCAattccaaaaaaagaaaaaaaatggcatTATTCTCAAATTCCCTCTCCCATGGCGTTCTTCTAATTATATTACAACTCCTAACATCATTCCTATGTGTGAAATCAACATGCCGAACCTCCTGTGGCAACATTCCGATCCATTACCCCTTCGGCATAGACGACGGCTGCGGCAGCCTTTATTACCGTAACCTCCTTTTCTGCACAGATTCCGACAAATTAGAGCTCCGAACACCCACCGGAACATACCCTGTTTCCGCCATTAGCTACTCCGATCCCTACATCCTAATCTCCGACCCGGACATGTGGACCTGCCAAGACGGTCAAAACTTCCGCCCGATCCGACCCTTCATCCTCGACCCGGAAACCCACCTCTCTGTTTCCTCTCTAAACGACTACCTCTTCTTCAACTGCAGCGAGGAGGACGTAATGATCGCGCCGAAGCCGGTTTTCTGCGGCCGGTTCCCGGACCGGTGCGATGCGTCGTGTGACAGTGCGAGTTATTTGTGCACGCACGTGCCGGAGTGTGCGACGGCGTTGGGGGGAAGTTCCTGCTGCTCGTATCATCCGAAGGCGATGGATTCTTTGAAGATGATGCTTAAGTACTGCGCTAGCTATACTAGCGTGTATTGGAGGAGCGTTGAAGATGGAGATAATAACGATCAAGTTGCTGAGTATGGGATTcggattgattttgattttcttgttACAACTACTTGTCTTCGTTGCCAAGATGTTTTGAAGGGCGGTGGATCGTGTGGATTTCACGTTGAAACGCTTCAGTTCTTGTGTATTTGTGATGATAACAATAATGTCACTACTTATTGTCAAGGTATTCTTCAATCTCTTTGCTTTCCCTCTTTTTGCCCCTCTATTTCTTacgttaaatttaatttataactatttgatttttggaaactattttcttttctcgtcaattcttcatcatttttcatACTTGAAATTCCAAACTAAGTAGGTCTTTAAAgagtaatattaaaaaaaaaaaaaaaaaaaatctttttttaaagaaaaatttgtcaAATGTTACTGTCTATCATAGTGATAGACTACGTTCATCTATTCGTGTCTAATAGATAgggacattttgttatatttctaaataaactagtttatttttttatatttgaaaataatcatttttaaaaaatatattttttttattttaaaaaattattttaatttcttacaAGTCTGGAtagataataaaagaaagaaaccgATAGTGTAAAGTAactttataaactaaaattaaaaaaaaaattaactaaatagttatctaattttttttaagagttgtttGTAATAGGAGAGTTATTTAAAATGAggattaaataaatacaaaatatgAGATTACATTTGGTTGttgatttgaaaatataagtcctatttagtaacaatttagtttttaaaaattaaacctataaattcttattttacatttaaatttattgtttttgttatctactttttatcaatattataaaaaatctaatccatttttattttaaaaaagtaatttttgaaaacttatattatttttgaaatttagttaagGATTTAACTccgataataaaaaaaatgtaaataaggATAAGAATTCGGGAGAaattagacttaattttaaaaaactagtgAAAATATAAACTACTTCTGGAGAGAAAATGATTGGATTTTAATCAACTTGCTTTTGACATGCAGATAGAAGCATGTCCAGTGTTAGTAATAAGCACCGAATAATTgcaggtaaatttaattatatattgagTGAGGTCCTTAAACATTTATCTTAATTGTTATTAATTAGTTGTTAAGGGGGTATTGTAAAATTGGGGTTACTAATTGAATTTATAGGGACAGTGAGTGCGGTATCAGCAGCCGGGGCATTGGGAATTGCAGCAACTATCTTGTTTTTGAAGAAACTTAAGAAGGCCAAAGCACCCGTCACATGTGgggttcaaactaatgagaaTAGGCTTTTTTGATTACCATATTCAAACACATCACACACTTCTTCCCTTTCACTTTCCTCTTTAATGCTTTTacaaatttgaactttttataATTTCATTCATACGGtagatataaattttaattttatgtttaatggaATCCTAAATTTTTGATTTTCTGTTtaatatatctttaaaaaaatttaaaaatctaaaggtgactaaatttgtaattttgaaagttaGGACGGAATTACACCAACCTCAAATTCTTAGACTAAATTGGTAATTTAACATAAACTTGGGTCTTTTTTTACAACCATTTAATCATacaccaattttttaaaaacaaaaattagcaTTTCTTTGACGTAAtatctttttaataaaataacctaaatgaGAATTTGTGGTACaagataaattttaaaatgattaaaagaccaaattgaaaattatctaAAAGATCATTGCACAACGTTTTATTTACAAAGTTTTCTAACAAATAGTGTTGTGAGGTTTCCTATGTAGCTCTTGCACCTAGAATTAATAAGAGCAATATTTAGGTGCAACCTAGATTTTAAATCCATATTCTCACTTTctttaaacatataaaaaaaatattttttttaaaaaaatttaattgccACATAGTAATTGTTCGATGTAGCATGGGGTTTCATTCAAGTTTTTTCCGATTAATAaatcaactttcaattttgtgtttaaacCAATCTTAATTTCGTCACTTAAAGATATGGTGGTGTAGctatattattaaattgagagatctgttgatgtcggttcaattagatgcataaaaaaaattgaaggccTCTATTCTAACCCACAAAAAATGGTTAGTGAATATTTGAACACTGGAAACAGTCCATAAAATTGGTGGGAAttaagagaaaaggaaaaaaaagaaaaggtgaTGATATATCTGATATTGGAAGTGTATAATATAATCAACAAGGTTTGCCAAGAACACAAGTCAAAGTGCCAGCGGTTTGAGTCAAAAGAGGAGCGAAAGAGCCATGAGCAACAGGAAATGCTTGAGCTCGAGTGTAGAAAGGCGTACAAGATCCCCACCCAGTTTGGATGAAATAAGCCCCATTCATAAACACATCATTTGAAGACCTCCATTTCCAATTCTTCCATCCACCCGCATAAACCTCTCTCTTTGTAACCTACATCACATGACCACGAATTCCATCGCGTTATCGTAATCGTTACCGAAACACCAAAACTATATTAAACTTCTTTTAGTTATATCAACACAAGTTCTTCCGCCAAAAATCACTTCTTTGCATGAGAGCTAAACTTgatttttaggaaaatttaaaataattttgtaagaaTTAGTTGGTAGGTAGGTTTTATTGAGGTGATTGACCATAAATTAGATATAtatttaaagtaaaaaaattaaattacctGCTTTGAGAAAGGATCATCAGGAGCCATGAAGTAGTTTCCTTGGCTGAAGATGGTTGGATCTGCACTGCCACCCATTGCGTACATTTCCCACTTGTTGTACCAATTATTCGCAACATGGGCATACCCAAATCTCACCCTgcaaattctttttatttttatctaacAAATTCAAGATTTTAATTTGACGTGTGAACAAAAAACAAGAggcttttttttcccccttttcctttctaactttaaatttaatttaattacctGGGCATTCTTTGAACAAGCCCAGCTCCAAAACGATTGAAAGCTACCGTCACTCTCATGATTCTATCATCTGTAAATTCATCGTTGTGACCAAGAAGGATCACCTACAACaacattaatttattattaaccattctactttttatttaaatttgttgttataaaatcaaaatagggccttaatattttgttctttctttaaggaattgaaaacaaaatcattTTATCAAATAGAGATTGCCTCTTTATTTTCTGTATTTAATAGATATGATTCTCTCTACTAATACTTTGGTCTCTTGATTAGCTTAAGTAAAAATTAACGATCATTGTGATAATTATTGTTTTGTTCATTTACTGAGAGTTCTTTACCACTATAATTTAGTTAgtttatggtaaaaaaaataattaaaaaaaggaattaaatatgTTAGATAATTGATTTTGTGGAGCCTACTTTATCATGTTGAGAGAAGTAGTTGTTAGAGATGGTGACGGCAGTGGACGCATGGATGACGTCAATAAGTCCATCAGTGCATCGAGCCAAAGAGCAA
The nucleotide sequence above comes from Benincasa hispida cultivar B227 chromosome 3, ASM972705v1, whole genome shotgun sequence. Encoded proteins:
- the LOC120074316 gene encoding uncharacterized protein LOC120074316 isoform X1 → MALFSNSLSHGVLLIILQLLTSFLCVKSTCRTSCGNIPIHYPFGIDDGCGSLYYRNLLFCTDSDKLELRTPTGTYPVSAISYSDPYILISDPDMWTCQDGQNFRPIRPFILDPETHLSVSSLNDYLFFNCSEEDVMIAPKPVFCGRFPDRCDASCDSASYLCTHVPECATALGGSSCCSYHPKAMDSLKMMLKYCASYTSVYWRSVEDGDNNDQVAEYGIRIDFDFLVTTTCLRCQDVLKGGGSCGFHVETLQFLCICDDNNNVTTYCQDRSMSSVSNKHRIIAGTVSAVSAAGALGIAATILFLKKLKKAKAPVTCGVQTNENRLF
- the LOC120074316 gene encoding uncharacterized protein LOC120074316 isoform X2, which produces MALFSNSLSHGVLLIILQLLTSFLCVKSTCRTSCGNIPIHYPFGIDDGCGSLYYRNLLFCTDSDKLELRTPTGTYPVSAISYSDPYILISDPDMWTCQDGQNFRPIRPFILDPETHLSVSSLNDYLFFNCSEEDVMIAPKPVFCGRFPDRCDASCDSASYLCTHVPECATALGGSSCCSYHPKAMDSLKMMLKYCASYTSVYWRSVEDGDNNDQVAEYGIRIDFDFLVTTTCLRCQDVLKGGGSCGFHVETLQFLCICDDNNNVTTYCQDRSMSSVSNKHRIIAVSAVSAAGALGIAATILFLKKLKKAKAPVTCGVQTNENRLF